GGCGAAGGTCACACCCGCGGGGGAGCGGTCGAGCCGCGCGGGGTGAGGGTCGGGGTGGGCACAGGATGTGATCCCGGCCCCTCGCCCATGATTACTCCGAACAGGGTCCGGGCCGCCTCCGCGCCGAATCCGTGCACGTCATGGCTCATCGCGGACAGCGTGGGATGGGTCAGCCGGCACAGCTGGGAGTCGTCCCAGGCGAGCAGCGAGACGTCGCCGGGCACGGAGAGCCCCATCTCGGCGGCGACCGAGAGACCGGCCACCGCCATGATGTCGTTGTCGTACACGATCGCCGTGGGCCGGTCCGCCGCGTCGGCGGCCAGCATGGACCGCGTCGCCCGCGCCCCCGCCTCCCCCGAGTAGTCGGTCGTCACCTGCCACGCCCCGGCCAGCTCCAGCGTCCGCGCCGCCTCGTCGAAGGCGGCCGTACGCGCCGCGGTGTGCCCCAGCGCGGCCGCACCCCCGACCCGGGCGATCCGCCGGTGCCCGAGCGCCGCCAGATACCGCACCGCCTCCGTCACGGCGGTGGCGTCGTCGGTCCACACGGACGTCAGGCTCCCGGTGAGCGAGGGATGCCCGACCGCGACCACCGGCAGCCCGAGCCGCTCGGCCGTCTCCACCCGAGGGTCGTCGGGCCGGAAGTCGACGAGGATCGCGCCGCCGATCTGCCGCCCCCGCCACCACGACTCCTGGATCCCGACCTCCTCCTCCACGTTCCGCACCAGACGCAGCAGCAGGGAGCACGAGTGCTCGGTCAGCACGCTCTCCACGCCGGAGATGAACTCCATGTAGAAGGGCTCCAGGCCCAGCAGCCGCGCCGGCCGGCAGATCGCGAGGCCCACCACGTCCACCCGCGACCCGGCCAGCGTCCGCGCGGTGAGGTTCGGCGCCCAGCCCAGCTCCCGCGCGGCCTTGAAGATCCGGTCCCGGGTCGTCTCCGCCAACCCCGGCTTGTGGTTGAACGCGAGCGACACGGCACCCTTGGACACGCCGGCACGCGCGGCGACGTCCTTGATGGTGACGCGGGAAGCCGGTTGGGCTGTCATCGGCTGGGCTCCAGGCAGTACAGGGCGGATCGGGCGGCGTCCGGATCAGGAGTCTTCCAGCCGCTGACCCCGATGGTCACCTGTTCGCCGGGCAGCAGCGTCACCAGCCCCCGGTCGGCCCGCGCCTCCGGGTCCAGCCGGTCGGCCTGGAGGAGCAGATCCCGTACGAGACTCCGGGCCGTCACGGTCACCGAGCCCGGCGCGACCGAGACGTCGAAATCCGGCCGCGGGTAGGGGATCTCGCGGTCCGGCACCGGAAAGCGCAGCGCCCGCAGCCCGTCCGCGTCCGCGACCAGGAACTCCTTCGCGCCGACCGGCTCCAGCTCCCCCGGCAGGTCGACGCGCGCCACGGTCCGTGCCCCGGCGGTGAACTCCACACTCGCCTCGCCGATCACCGCCCCCTCGACCGACATCCGCCGCAGCCGCACCGCACCCGCCCACACGTCAGGGCCCTGGTTGACGGCGGCCACGGCTCGCCCCTGAACCGTCAGCAACCGGTCCGCGTAAAGCCTCCGCAGCTCGTGATAGAGCGGCTTCTCCCGCCCGTCCCCGTCGATCGCCGCCCACGACGTCACCGGCCAGCAATCGTTGAGCTGCCACACGACCGTCCCCGCGCACACCGGCCAGTGGGACCGCCAGTGCTCGATCCCGGTGGCCACGGCCCGCGCCTGGTTGACCTGCGTGAGGTAGTGCCACCGGTCGAAGTCCCCCTCGGGAAAGACGAAGTGGCGCTCCAGCCCGCGCCGCAGCTTCCCGTTCCCGTCGTCGGCCTTCTGGTGGTGCAGCATCCCGGGGGAGTCCGGCACCAGCTCCTCACCCGGCAGCGCCCGCCGCAGCGTCGCGTGGGCTGGCGGCGCCTGCCACCCGAACTCGGCCATGAACCGCGGTACTTCACGCCGGTACTCCGCGTAGTCCTCCCGGTTCCACACCTCCCACGAGTGCCGCGTCCCGTGCGCCGGATCGTTCGGATGCCGCTCCCACGACCCGGACCACGGACTCCCCGCCGTGTACGCCCGCGTCGGATCCAACTCGGCCACCACCCGCGGCAGTACGCCCAGGTAGTACCCCTCGCCCCAGGAGTCCCCGGCGAGGCGTTCCTCCCAGCCCCAGTCCCTGAACCCCCACAGGTTCTCGTTGTTGCCGTTCCACAGCACCAGCGAGGGATGCGGCATCAGCCGTACGACGTTCTCCCGCGCCTCGGCCTCCACCTCGCCCCGCAGCGGCTGCTCCTCGGGATAGGCCGCGCACGCGAACGGGAAGTCCTGCCAGACCAGCAGCCCCAACTCGTCGCAGGTGTCGTAGAAGTCCGAGCTCTCGTAGATCCCGCCGCCCCAGATCCTGACGAGATCGACGCCCGCCCCGGCGGCCTGCGCCAGCCGCTCCCGATACCGCTCCCGCGTGATCCGCGACGGGAACACGTCGTCCGGGATCCAGTTGACGCCCCGCGCGAAGAGCCGCTCACCGTTGACGACGAAGGTGAAACCGGTGCCGTGCTCATCGGCCGACCGGTCCAGCTCCACCGTGCGGAAACCGACCCGCCGCCGCCACACATCCAGCACGTCGTCACCGTGCAGCAAGGTCAACTCGACGTCGTACAAAGGCTGTTCGCCATACCCGCGCGGCCACCACAGCCGCACGTCGGGCACGTCGAGCCGTACGACCCCACTCGCCCCGTCGAGGGAAGCGCGCACCCGCACCCCGCCCACCGTCGCCTGGACGGCGAGCGACGCCTCGACCCGGGTCCGCTCGACCTCGACGGCCAACTCCACGATCCCCAGGCCCTGTTCGGCGTCAACGGTCACCAGTGGCCGCACCCGCGCGATCCGGGCCGTCGACCAGTGCTCCAGCCGCGCCGGCCGCCAGATCCCGGCCGTCACCAGGGTCGGCCCCCAGTCCCAGCCGAAGGAGCAGGCCATCTTGCGGATGTACTGGAAGGGCTCCTGATACGCGGCCGGCCGCTCCCCGAGCTTGCCGCGCACCGCCTCGGCCTCGGCGTAGGCGGAGGCGAACCGCACCGACAGCCGTCCTTCCAGGCCGGTCACATCGAAGCGGTACGAGCGGTGCATGTTCCGAGTCCGCCCCAACAGCCGCCCGTCCAGACGGACTTCGGCGGCGGTGTCGAGGCCCTCGAAGACGAGGTCGGTCTGCTCGTGGGCCGAGTGTCCCGAGCCGGCCCGCAGCCGCGTCTCGTACGTCCACTCCCGCCGCCCCACCCAGGCCACCTCGGTCTCGTTGCGCCCGAGAAAGGGGTCCGGGATCACCCCCGCGGCCAGCAGGTCGGTGTGCACGCAGCCCGGCACCGCGGCGGGGAGTTCGCTCCCCTCGTGCAGCAGGATCCATCCCTCGCCGAGCGGTGTGTCCTGACGCATGCGCACTCCCTAAACCGATCAAGTCCAGTTGCCGAGAAGCGATGGAAACAGTTTGGCATCGTTGGCGAGATAGGGACTTTACCGGTTAAGAAAACGTTGTCAGAGTTCGGAACCAGCCAACCCGCTCGTGCTCGTCCGTCCCAAGAACGGAGCTGACGCACATGAACCGCCGTACAGTCCTGGCCCTCGCCGTGGGAGCCGCCCTGCTCATCCCGGGGTGCACCGGCACCGGGGGTTCCACGAAAGGCGCCGACGCCAAGGCAGCCGACGACCCGTCGAAGGTCAGCGGAACCATCAAAGTCCTCACCGTGCGGACCGACCTCGTGCAGGACGGCACGATGAAGAAGTACGCCGCCGAGTTCAACAAGACCTACCCGAAGGTCAAGGTCGAGTTCGAGGCCCTCACCAACTACGAGGCCGAAGTCAAGATCCGTATGAACACGGAGAACTACGGCGACGTCCTGCTGATCCCCGCGGTCATCAAGAAGGCCGACTACCCGAAGTTCTTCGCCTCGCTCGGCACCCAGGCCGAGCGCGGCAAGAAGTACCGCTTCACCGACTTCACCACCGTCAACGGCAAGGTCTACGGCCAGAGCCCGGTCGGTGTGATGCCCGGGTTCGTCTACAACAAGCGCGTCTGGAAGGAGGCCGGGATCACCGAATGGCCCACCACCCCGGCCGAGTTCCTCGAAAGCCTCAAGGCCATCAAGTCCAGGACCGACGCCATCCCGTACTACACCAACTTCTCGGCCGGCTGGACGCTCACCTCGTGGACGTACGTCGACGGCGCCGTCCACTGCGACCCGCAGGCGACCACGAAACTGGCCGAGGGCGACCCGTGGGCGAAGGGCGCCGACCTGCGCGTCGGCGACACCCTGCTCCACGACATCGTGAAGTCGGGCCTCATCGAGAAGGACCCCACGACGAGCAACTGGGAGGAGTCCAAGCCCCGGACCGCGAAGGGCGAGATCGCGACACAGTGGCTGGGCACCTGGGCCATCGTCCAGTTCCAGGACGCCGCCAAGAAGGCCGGGGCCAACCCTGACGACATCGGCTTCATGCCCTTCCCGTCGCAGACGAACGGCAAGTTCTGCGCGACCGTCGCCCCGGACTACAACCAGGCCGTCAACGTCCACTCGAAGCACAAGGAAGCGGCCCGCGCCTGGATCGACTGGTTCACCGACAAGTCGAGCTACGTCGAGGACAACCTGGCCATCTCCCCGCTCAAGGACGCCCCCATGCCCGAGGTCCTCAAGCCGTACGAGGAGGCGGGCGTCGAGCTCATCGAGGTGGACGACGCCAAGGGCGCCGAGGTCAAGCAGATCGACAACACCTCGGAGGTCGGCATCTACGCCCCCGAGTACCGCCAGAACCTGGTCGACCTGGCCCGGGGCGCCCGCAAGGGCAGCCTCGACGACTTCCTCGCCGACCTCAGCGAGCGCTGGACGGACGCCCAGAAGACCGCGGGGTCCTGACCGATGACGGACACCACTCACAAGGCGGCGGAGAAGACCGCCACGGGGGCGGCACCGGCCGTCCCCGTCCCGGCCCCCGCCGCCCGCAAGCACCGGGTGTGGCGCGGGGTCACCCCGTGGCTCTTCCTCCTGGCCCCGCTCGCGCTGCTGGTCACCTTCACCTACGCGCCGATCGCCAACATGGTGGCGTACAGCCTCACCGACTGGGACGGCGTGAGTCCCGAACTGCACTACACGGGCGTCGGGAACTACGAGGAGATCTTCACCCGTCCGGAACTCTTCGAGGTCTTCTGGGTCAGCGGCTACTACCTGGCCGCCTCCGCCCTGCAGATCGTCGCCGCGCTCTACTTCGCGACGATCCTGAGCTTCAACATCCGCTTCCGGAACTTCTTCAAGGGCGTGCTGTTCTTCCCGTATCTGATCAACGGGGTGGCGATTGGCTTCGTCTTCCTGTACTTCTTCCAGGACGGCGGCACCCTCGACTCGGTCCTGAGCCTCTTCGGAGTGACGACCGACCACGCCTGGCTCGGCACCCCGGTCTCCGCGAACACCTCGCTCGCCGGCGTCTCGATGTGGCGCTATCTGGGCCTGAACTTCGTCCTGTTCCTGGGTGCGATCCAGTCGATCCCGGGGGAGCTGTACGAGGCGGCCGAACTGGACGGCGCGAACCGCTGGCACCAGTTCCGCTACATCATCGCGCCGGGCATCAAACCGGTGCTGACGCTGACGGTCATCCTCTCGATCTCCGGCTCGCTCTCGGCCTTCGAGATCCCCTACATCATGACCGGCGGCGCCACCGGTACCGAGACCTTCGTGATCCAGACGGTGAACCTGGCCTTCCGCTTCAACAAGACGGGCCTCGCCTCGGCCGCCGCGGTGGTCCTGCTGCTGATCATCCTGCTGGTGACCTGGGTCCAGCGGCGTCTGGTGCCCGACGACAAGGTGGATCTCGTATGACACGCCACGCGGTGTCCCGCACCCTCGTGTACCTGTCCCTGATCGCCGCGACCGTGGTGGTCCTGCTCCCGCTGGTCGTCGTCCTCCTGACCTCCCTCAAGTCGGAGACGGAGATGGCGAACTCGAGCGGCGCCCTGGACCTCCCCGACAACCTGCTGAACTTCGGCAACTACGCGTCGGCGTTCCGCGACGGCGAGATGCTCTCCGCCTTCGCCAACACGGCGGTCATCCTGCTGGTCTCGATCGGCGGCACGGTCCTCATCGGCTCGATGACCGCGTACGCCATCGACCGCTTCACCTTCCGCTTCCGCAAGCTGGTGGTGGCGCTCTTCCTCGTCGCCGCGCTGGTCCCCGGCGTCACGACCCAGGTGGCGACCTTCCAGATCGTCAACAGCTTCGGCATGTTCGACACCCTGTGGGCGCCGATCGCGCTCTACATGGGCACCGACATCGTCTCGATCTACATCTTCCTGCAGTTCGTCCGGTCGATCCCGATCTCCCTGGACGAGTCGGCCCGCCTGGACGGGGCCAACACGTTCACCATCTACTGGCGGATCATCTTCCCGCTGCTGAAGCCCGCGATCGCGACGGTGGTGATCGTGAAGGGGATCACCGTATACAACGACTTCTACATCCCCTTCCTCTATATGCCGTCGGAAGATCTTGGCGTGATCTCGACGTCCCTCTTCCGCTTCCGAGGCCCCTACGCGGCGCACTGGGAGGTCATCTCGGCGGGAGCGGTGCTGGTGATCCTCCCGACGCTGGTGGTGTTCCTGAGCCTGCAACGCTTCATCTACAACGGCTTCATGCGAGGAGCGACGAGGTGACGCGCCCCGAAAGGGGCGCGCGGAACTAGGCGGACAAGGCACTCACGAGAACCGGAGTGACAAGCTCCACCTGCCAGGGCCGAGCCCCGTACCCCGCGAGCGCCGCCCCCACGGACTCCGCGTCGACACCCTTCGGCGGCTCCCAGCAGACCCGCCGGACCGTGTCCGGAGTGATCAGGTTCTCCTGGGGCATGTTGAGCCGCTCGGCCAGCGCGGAAACCCCGGCGCGGGCCGCGGACAACCGGGCCGCGGCGGCGGGGTCCTTGTCGGCCCAGGCGCGTGGCGGCGGCGGCCCGGTGACCGGCTGCCCGGGCGCGGGCAACTGCGTCTCGGGCAGCCCCTTGGCCCGATCCACGGCCGCCTGCCACTGCTCCAGCTGCCGCCGCCCCATCCGCTGTCCGTACCCGTTCAGCGCGGCGAGGGCCTGGGCGTCGGCCGGCAGCGCCAACGCCGCCTCCACGATGGCCAGGTCGGACAGCACCTTGCCCGGCGACACGTCCCGCCGCTGGGCGATCCGGTCGCGCGTCTGCCAGAGCTCCCGCACCACGGCCAGCTGCCGGCGCCGCCGCACCTTGTGCATCCCGGACGTCCGGCGCCAGGGATCCTTGCGCGGCTCGGCAGGCGGCGCGGCGGCGATCGCGTCGAACTCCTGTCGCGCCCACTCCAGCTTCCCCTGCCGGTCCAGCTCCTTCTCCAGCGCGTCCCGCAGGTCGACGAGGAGCTCCACGTCCAGCGCCGCGTAGCGCAGCCACGGCTCGGGCAGCGGACGGGTCGACCAGTCGACGGCGGAGTGTCCCTTTTCGAGTACGAAGCCCAGGACGCCCTCGACCATCGCGCCGAGGCCGACCCGGGGGAACCCGGCGAGCCGTCCGGCGAGCTCGGTGTCGAAGAGGGAGGTGGGCACCATGCCTATCTCGCGCAGACACGGCAGGTCCTGTGTGGCGGCGTGCAGCACCCACTCCACCCCGGAGAGCGCCTCGCCGAGCCCGGACAGGTCGGGACAGGCCACGGGGTCGATCAGCGCGCTCCCCGCGCCCTCGCGGCGCAGCTGGACCAGGTAGGCACGCTGTCCGTAGCGATAGCCGGACGCGCGTTCGGCGTCGACGGCGACGGGTCCGGAGCCGGCCGCGAACGCGGCGATCACCCGGGCGAGGCTGTCCTCGTCGGCGACCACGGGCGGGATGCCCTCGCGCGGTTCGAGCAAAGGAATCGGCTCTGGACCCGGTTCGGGTTCGGGCGCCCCCGTAACAGAAGATCCGCCGTCGTCCGGAGGGGCGCCTCCGGTGGTTCGCAGTGAGCTGTCTGCTGCGGTCTCTTGGGCGTCGGTCACCTGTCAAGGGTATCTGTGTATGGACAGCGCCCGCCGACGGAACGTTCCGTCGACGGGCGCTTGAGGGTCGTAAACCAGTCAGGTCGGTGAATCCCTCGGGTTCACGACCGATCGGGGGCGTGTCCCGGATCCAGGACTGATCCGGTTCACGTCCGTGAAGGGTGGAAGGTCAGTGGATGATGCCCGTCCGCAGGGCCACCGCGACCATGCCGGCGCGGTCGCCGGTGCCCAGCTTGCGGGCGATACGGGCGAGGTGGCTCTTGACGGTCAGCGCGGACAGGCCCATCGAGACGCCGATGGCCTTGTTGGACTGGCCCTCCGCGACCAGTCGCAGCACCTCGACCTCGCGGCCGGAGAGCTCGCGGTAACCGCCCGGGTGGCTCGGGGCACCCGGGGGGCGGCGGTGCATTCCGGCGGCGCGGGAGCCGATGGGCGCGGCGCCCGGTCGGGTGGGGAGCCCGACGTTGGTACGGGTGCCGGTGACGACGTAGCCCTTGACGCCGCCCGCGAGGGCGTTGCGCACGGCGCCGATGTCGTCGGCCGCGGAGAGGGCGAGGCCGTTGGGCCAGCCCGCGGCGCGGGTCTCGGACAGGAGGGTCAGGCCGGATCCGTCGGGCAGGTGGACGTCGGCGACGCAGATGTCACGGGGGTTGCCGATACGGGGACGGGCCTCGGCGACGGACGAGGCCTCGATGACATCGCGGACACCGAGCGCCCAGAGGTGGCGGGTGACGGTGGAGCGGACGCGCGGGTCGGCCGCCACCACCATCGCGGTCGGCTTGTTCGGGCGGTAGGCGACCAGGCTTGCGGGCTGCTCGAGGAGAACGGACACCAGGCCTCCTGGGGTGGGGGACGGCTGTGAGGTCACAGACGTCTTCGGCATCAAACCCGTAGGCCTTTAGAGAAAGATCACGATCTAGTGAGTAACAATCCGTGCAATTCGGACACGCGGTCGATCGTTCGGTGAACGAATCGGTTCGTTCGAGGGCTCGTTCGCGACTGAAAGTGGCCGTATCGACAAAGTGATGTCAAAGAGGACGTCAAAAGGCGACGCGAAGACCGTGCCGATGGGGGTGGTGTCAGCGGGACTGCGGTCCCCGCCGCTGCGGCAGCGTCACCACCGACGCGTCGCCCGGGCCGGCCGGCGGCAGGCCCGCGACCTGGGCCAGCAGATCGCACCAGGCCGTCAGGTGACCCGCCGTGTCCGGTACGCCGCCCAGGCCCTCACGAGGCGTCCAGGACGCCCGGATCTCGATCTGGGAGGCGGGCGGACGCTCGGCGAGGCCCCCGAAGTAGTGGGAGCTCGCACGCGTGACCGTGCCGCTCGGCTCACCGCACGCCAGCCCGCGCGCCTGGAGCGCACCCGTCAGCCACGACCAGCACACGTCGGGCAGCAGCGGGTCCGCCGCCATCTCCGGCTCCAGCTCCGCCCGCACCAGCGTCACCAGCCGGAACGTGCCCCGCCAGGCGTCATGACCGTCCGGGTCGTGCAGCAGCACCAGCCGGCCGTCGGCCAGATCCTGGTCGCCGTCGACGACCGCGGCCTCCAGCGCGTACGCGAAGGGCGCGAGCCGCTGCGGCGCGCGCGTCGGCTCCACCTCGATCTGCGGCCGGAGCCGGGCCGCCCTCAGTGCATCGACGGCGGCCCGGAAGAGTGGCGGAGCGTCACTGCTCGCATTCCGGTCCCCCTCCTTCGCGTCGTCCATTCCGCCAGCGCCGTCCGACAGTCGTCCCTGAGCCGCAGCCATGCGGGAAGATTAGGGGAACCATGGCTCGGCGCGGGCCAGACACCCCGGGGCCCGCCACGGGGGCCCTCGCGGATGCCGACCGGCGTGGAGAACCGCCCTTGCCACCGTGCGAGACTTTCCCCGTGAGTGCCAACGAGAGCCAGCCGCCGACCGCCACGTACGATTCCGCCTTTCTCAAGGCCTGCAGGCGCGAGCCCGTGCCGCACACCCCGGTGTGGTTCATGCGGCAGGCCGGGCGCTCACTGCCGGAGTACCGCAAGGTCCGCGAGGGCGTCGGCATGCTCGAGTCCTGCATGCGGCCCGAGCTGGTCACCGAGATCACCCTCCAGCCGGTGCGCCGGCACGACGTGGACGCGGCGATCTACTTCAGCGACATCGTCGTCCCGCTCAAGGCCATCGGCATCGACCTCGACATCAAGCCCGGCGTCGGCCCGGTCGTCGAGAAGCCGATCCGCACCCGCGCCGACCTGGCCCAGCTGCGTGACCTCACCCCCGAGGACGTCTCCTACGTCACCGAGGCGATCGGCCTGCTGACCCGCGAACTCGGCGCCACCCCGCTGATCGGTTTCGCGGGCGCGCCTTTCACCCTTGCGAGTTACCTCGTCGAGGGCGGCCCGTCGCGGACGTACGAGAACGCCAAGGCGATGATGTACGGCGACCCCGAGCTCTGGGCCGACCTGCTCGACCGTCTCGCGGAGATCACGGCCGCCTTCCTGAAGGTGCAGATCGAGGCGGGCGCCTCGGCGGTCCAGCTGTTCGACTCGTGGGCCGGCGCCCTCGCCCCGGTGGACTACCGCCGCTCGGTGATGCCCGCCTCCGCCAAGGTCTTCGACGCGGTCGCCGGGTACGGCGTGCCGCGCATCCACTTCGGTGTCGGCACCGGTGAGCTCCTCGGGCTGATGGGCGAGGCCGGCGCGGACGTCGTCGGCGTCGACTGGCGCGTCCCGCTCGACGAGGCGGTCCGCCGGGTCGGCCCCGGCAAGGCGCTCCAGGGCAACCTCGACCCGACCGTCCTGTTCGCCGGCACCGAGGCCGTCGAGGCCAAGACCCGTGAGGTGCTGGAGACGGCGAAGGACCTCGAGGGCCATGTCTTCAACCTCGGCCACGGTGTCATGCCGTCCACCGACCCGGACGCGCTGACCCGGCTCGTGGAGTACGTCCACACGCGGACCGCCCACTGACCTACCAGGTGTGCCGGGGCCGTGCCTTCCTGCCGAACAGCAGACCGCGCGGTTCCGGCGGCGCAGGCGTGCCCGCCTTGAGCGGCCAGGCGAGCAGCATGCCCGCGAGGAAGCCCACGACGTGCGCCGCATACGCCACCGTCCCGGCGTCGGAGACGCCCTCGCCGGACGAGTACACCGCCTGCAGCACGAACCAGAAGCCCAGCACCAGCCAGGCCGGCAGCCGGAGCGGCAGGAAGACCAGGAACGGCACCAGCACCCACACCCTGGCCTTCGGATACAGCACCAGATAGGCGCCGAGCACCCCGGCGATGGCCCCGGACGCGCCGATCAGAGGGTCGCCCGAGTCGTCGTTGAGCAGCGCGAAGCCGTACGACGCCGCGTAGCCGCAGACGACGTAGAACAGCGCGAACCGCACATGGCCCATGCGGTCCTCGACGTTGTTGCCGAAGATCAGCAGGAAGAGCATGTTGCCCAGCAGGTGCAGCCAGCCGCCGTGCAGGAACATCGCGGTGAACACGGATTGCACGGGTGACTTGTCGTACGCCGGCGGGCCGACCGCGCAGCCCGCGCCGCCCGGACTCACGCCACCGGTGGGGACCATCCGCGGCAGCTGATGGTGGATCAACTCCTGGGGCACGGCGGCGTAGTGATCGAGGAACGCCTGCAGATGGCAGAGCTGGGACAGACCGCTGTCGCCCGCCACGGAGCCGGCGAGGCCGGGCATGTACAGGAAGACCAGTACGTTCGCGGCGATGAGCGCGTACGTCACCACGGGGGTGCGACGCACCGGGTTCACGTCATGGACGGGGATGACCACAAGGAAGTACTGCCCCCGATGTGGTCCGCGAATCGGTGCCGTGTCTTGAACGCGGGCACGCACGCGTGCGTATGACTCCTCAACCGTCCGCGGCACGGGGAAGGCGGGTCGCGGGGTGAACGTGAGGAACAGGCGATGAACGACCGAGTTACCCCTCCGATACACGCACTGCCGGACGGCGAGGCGGAAGTGGCCGTCGTGCTGCGGCTGCCCTGGGAAGACGTGGCCCGGCTGGGCCAGGACGCGGGGCGGCTCGCCTCGCAGATGCAGCGACCCGTGACCCTCGACGAGGCGGTGAGCCACCGGCTGCGGTCGACCCGGCCCGCGGCCCACGCGAAACCGGCGGGGGAGCAGCCGCCGGCGGTGGCCGCCCCGAGCGCCTCCGTCTCGTCCCTGCCGCCCCGTCCCGCCGCCGACCAGGCCCGCCAGGCCATCGAGAGGATCAACGGCTCGGCATAACCGTCAGGAGGCCCGCACTTTCAGCGCGGCCTTGCGGGCCGCCACCAGTACCGGGTCCCACACCGGGCTGAACGGTGGGGCGTAGCCCAGGTCCAGGGCTGTCATCGCCTCCACCGTCATCCCGGCCGTCAAGGCGACCGCCGCGATGTCGACCCGCTTGGCCGCGCCCTCCCTCCCGACGATCTGCACACCGAGGAGCCGCCCCGTGCGGCGCTCGGCGAGCATCTTGACCGTCATGGGGGAGGCGCCGGGGTAGTAGCCCGCGCGGGACGTGGACTCGACGGTGACCGTCTCGAACCGGAGCCCCGCCCGGCGCGCGTCCTTCTCCCGCAGACCCGTGCGGGCGATCTCCAGGTCGCAGACCTTGCTCACGGCCGTGCCGACCACGCCCGGGAAGGTCGCGTAGCCGCCGCCCACGTTCGCGCCGATGACCTGGCCGTGCTTGTTGGCGTGGGTGCCGAGCGCGACGTGCCGTTCCTGTCCGGAGACCAGGTCCAGGACCTCCACGCAGTCGCCGCCCGCCCAGATGTTCTCGTGGCCGCGCACCCGCATGGCCAGGTCGGTCAGCAGCCCGTCGTGCTGCCCCACGGGCAGCCCCGCTGCCTTGGCCAGCGAGGTCTCAGGGCGTACGCCGATGCCCAGCACCACCACGTCCGCCGGATACTCCGCGTCCTGCGTGGCCACCGCGCGCACCCGGCCGTCGTCGCCGGTCAGGACCTTGGTGACCTCGGCGTCGTTGACCATGGTGATCCCCATGCCCTCCATCGCCTCGTGCACCAGGCGGCCCATGTCCGCGTCGAGCGTGGACATCGGCTCGCTGCCGCGGTTGACGACGGTCACCTCGTAGCCGCGGTTGATGAGGGCCTCGGCCATCTCGACCCCGATGTACCCGGCGCCGACCACCACCGCGTCGCGGCCACGCGTGCGTGCCAGCGTGTCCAGCAGGGCCTGGCCGTCGTCCAGGGTCTGCACACCGTGGACGCCCGGTGCGTCGGCCCCCGGCATCTGGGGGCGGATGGGGCGGGCGCCGGTCGCGATCACGAGTTTGTCGTACGACGTCCAGGACTCGGCCCCCGAATCGAGGTCACGCGCGCGTACCCGCTGCCCGGCCACGTCGATCTCCGTGACCTCCGTGCGCATGCGCAGATCGATGTCACGGGCCCGGTGCTCCTCGGGCGTACGCGCGATCAGCTGATCGCGCTCCTCGACGTCGCCGCCCACCCAGTACGGGATGCCGCAGGCCGAGTACGAGGTGAAGTGGCCCCGCTCGAACGCCACGATCTCCAGTTCCCCGGGCCCCTTCAGCCGACGCGCCTGCGACGCCGCGGACATTCCCGCGGCGTCACCGCCGATCACGACCAGCCGTTCGCTCGCAGCGCTCATGTTCATGCGAACACGCTACGTGGGCAGGGCATTTCAGTCCTGCTCGCCCTGCTGCTCGGTGCGTCCGGGCTGCGGTGCCGGGCGGGCCGTCGGCAGGGGACCCAGGGTGCTCAACGCGCCCGCCGGGGTCGGGCGGCGGGGCAGCCGGGGGCGTACCCAGCGCAGCCAGATCAGGAGGATCAGGGCCAGTACCGCGGCGAAGGGCAGCACCGCGGCCACGGCGACCACGATCCAGCGCAGCATCGACACGAACGCGCCCCAGCCGCCCGCCAGCGCGTCCAGGACCCCCGGGTCGTCGTCCTCG
Above is a window of Streptomyces sp. NBC_00490 DNA encoding:
- a CDS encoding carbohydrate ABC transporter permease; the protein is MTRHAVSRTLVYLSLIAATVVVLLPLVVVLLTSLKSETEMANSSGALDLPDNLLNFGNYASAFRDGEMLSAFANTAVILLVSIGGTVLIGSMTAYAIDRFTFRFRKLVVALFLVAALVPGVTTQVATFQIVNSFGMFDTLWAPIALYMGTDIVSIYIFLQFVRSIPISLDESARLDGANTFTIYWRIIFPLLKPAIATVVIVKGITVYNDFYIPFLYMPSEDLGVISTSLFRFRGPYAAHWEVISAGAVLVILPTLVVFLSLQRFIYNGFMRGATR
- a CDS encoding ribonuclease D translates to MTDAQETAADSSLRTTGGAPPDDGGSSVTGAPEPEPGPEPIPLLEPREGIPPVVADEDSLARVIAAFAAGSGPVAVDAERASGYRYGQRAYLVQLRREGAGSALIDPVACPDLSGLGEALSGVEWVLHAATQDLPCLREIGMVPTSLFDTELAGRLAGFPRVGLGAMVEGVLGFVLEKGHSAVDWSTRPLPEPWLRYAALDVELLVDLRDALEKELDRQGKLEWARQEFDAIAAAPPAEPRKDPWRRTSGMHKVRRRRQLAVVRELWQTRDRIAQRRDVSPGKVLSDLAIVEAALALPADAQALAALNGYGQRMGRRQLEQWQAAVDRAKGLPETQLPAPGQPVTGPPPPRAWADKDPAAAARLSAARAGVSALAERLNMPQENLITPDTVRRVCWEPPKGVDAESVGAALAGYGARPWQVELVTPVLVSALSA
- a CDS encoding response regulator transcription factor yields the protein MSVLLEQPASLVAYRPNKPTAMVVAADPRVRSTVTRHLWALGVRDVIEASSVAEARPRIGNPRDICVADVHLPDGSGLTLLSETRAAGWPNGLALSAADDIGAVRNALAGGVKGYVVTGTRTNVGLPTRPGAAPIGSRAAGMHRRPPGAPSHPGGYRELSGREVEVLRLVAEGQSNKAIGVSMGLSALTVKSHLARIARKLGTGDRAGMVAVALRTGIIH
- a CDS encoding DUF3000 domain-containing protein → MAAAQGRLSDGAGGMDDAKEGDRNASSDAPPLFRAAVDALRAARLRPQIEVEPTRAPQRLAPFAYALEAAVVDGDQDLADGRLVLLHDPDGHDAWRGTFRLVTLVRAELEPEMAADPLLPDVCWSWLTGALQARGLACGEPSGTVTRASSHYFGGLAERPPASQIEIRASWTPREGLGGVPDTAGHLTAWCDLLAQVAGLPPAGPGDASVVTLPQRRGPQSR
- the hemE gene encoding uroporphyrinogen decarboxylase; amino-acid sequence: MSANESQPPTATYDSAFLKACRREPVPHTPVWFMRQAGRSLPEYRKVREGVGMLESCMRPELVTEITLQPVRRHDVDAAIYFSDIVVPLKAIGIDLDIKPGVGPVVEKPIRTRADLAQLRDLTPEDVSYVTEAIGLLTRELGATPLIGFAGAPFTLASYLVEGGPSRTYENAKAMMYGDPELWADLLDRLAEITAAFLKVQIEAGASAVQLFDSWAGALAPVDYRRSVMPASAKVFDAVAGYGVPRIHFGVGTGELLGLMGEAGADVVGVDWRVPLDEAVRRVGPGKALQGNLDPTVLFAGTEAVEAKTREVLETAKDLEGHVFNLGHGVMPSTDPDALTRLVEYVHTRTAH
- a CDS encoding rhomboid family intramembrane serine protease; this translates as MVIPVHDVNPVRRTPVVTYALIAANVLVFLYMPGLAGSVAGDSGLSQLCHLQAFLDHYAAVPQELIHHQLPRMVPTGGVSPGGAGCAVGPPAYDKSPVQSVFTAMFLHGGWLHLLGNMLFLLIFGNNVEDRMGHVRFALFYVVCGYAASYGFALLNDDSGDPLIGASGAIAGVLGAYLVLYPKARVWVLVPFLVFLPLRLPAWLVLGFWFVLQAVYSSGEGVSDAGTVAYAAHVVGFLAGMLLAWPLKAGTPAPPEPRGLLFGRKARPRHTW